A window of the Labeo rohita strain BAU-BD-2019 chromosome 1, IGBB_LRoh.1.0, whole genome shotgun sequence genome harbors these coding sequences:
- the osbp gene encoding oxysterol-binding protein 1 isoform X2 has translation MSEPKAPTPAPGDTYKGWLFKWTNYIKGYQRRWFVLSNGLLSYYRTQAEMGHTCRGTINLATANIAVEDSCNFVISNGGTQTYHLKASSEVERQRWITALELAKAKAFRMQAESDDSGDDSTPPAAGQGAGSRNSEVQSTLRTLGSKVEDLSTCNDLIAKHGSALQRSLSELEGVRLGGETSEKIRQVTERATLFRITSNAMINACRDFLALAQAHSKRWQKALQAEREQRVRLEETLEQLAKQHNHLERAFRGATVLPPSQSNPAIDSKGPVPGKGDASDEDEENEFFDACEDVQEFITVPADPKYHRRSGSNVSGISSELGMDDGTTSLDEQSLASNPESPQSQEVVPVRKRRTRIPDKPNYSLNLWSIMKNCIGKELSKIPMPVNFNEPLSMLQRLSEDLEYYELLDRAAKCQSSLEQMCYVAAFTVSSYSTTVHRTGKPFNPLLGETFELDRVQESGYRSLCEQVSHHPPAAAHHAISERGWTLRQEIALASKFRGKYLSIMPLGSIHCIFEKSNNHYTWKKVTTTVHNIIVGKLWIDQSGEIDVVNHRTGDRCHLKFAPYSYFSRDVARKVTGVVTDKDGKAHYVLSGTWDEKMECSRVMQSSRGGENGADGRQKTVYQTLKAKELWRKTPLPEGAENMYYFSTLALTLNEQEEGVAPTDSRRRPDQRLMEQGRWEEANAEKQRLEEKQRTARREREREANRATNPSEEALIEDSISDSPLKTEEVEIASEPSETTYKTETLHGSHPPAYSSGHQDNYRPMWFERQVDPKTGEPTHIYRGGYWEAKEQGSWDSCPDIF, from the exons GACCCAGGCTGAGATGGGTCACACATGTCGGGGCACCATAAACCTGGCCACGGCCAATATCGCGGTGGAGGATTCATGCAATTTTGTCATCTCTAATGGGGGCACGCAGACGTATCACCTGAAGGCCAGCTCGGAGGTGGAACGGCAGCGGTGGATCACAGCACTGGAGCTGGCCAAAGCCAAAGCTTTCCGCATGCAGGCTGAGTCAG ATGATTCTGGGGATGACTCCACTCCTCCAGCGGCAGGTCAGGGCGCAGGCTCGCGCAACTCAGAGGTGCAGTCCACCCTCCGGACGCTGGGCAGCAAGGTGGAGGATCTCAGCACCTGCAACGACCTCATCGCCAAACACGGCTCTGCTCTTCAGCG GTCCTTATCTGAGCTGGAGGGCGTTCGGCTTGGAGGAGAGACGAGTGAAAAGATTCGACAGGTGACGGAGCGAGCCACTCTCTTCCGCATCACCTCCAACGCCATGATCAAC GCCTGTCGGGACTTCCTGGCGTTGGCTCAGGCTCACAGTAAGCGCTGGCAGAAAGCCCTACAGGCCGAGAGAGAGCAGAGAGTGCGACTGGAGGAGACACTGGAGCAGCTCGCCAAACAACACAACCATCTGGAGAGAGCCTTCAGAGGAGCGACCGTACTGCCTCCTTCCCAGAGCAACCCTGCTATAGACAGCAAAG GCCCAGTTCCAGGAAAGGGCGACGCCAGTGACGAGGACGAGGAGAATGAATTCTTCGACGCGTGTGAGGACGTTCAAGAGTTTATCACTGTACCAGCAGACCCCAAATACCACAG GAGATCCGGCAGCAATGTCAGCGGAATCAGTAGCGAGCTGGGAATGGACGACGGAACGACGTCG CTAGACGAGCAGTCTCTGGCATCCAATCCCGAATCTCCTCAGTCCCAGGAAGTAGTGCCTGTGAGAAAGAGGCGGACCCGAATCCCAGATAAACCAAATTACTCTCTCAATCTGTGGAGCATCATGAAGAACTGTATTGGAAAAGAACTCTCCAAAATCCCTATGCCT GTGAACTTCAACGAGCCCCTGTCCATGCTGCAGCGTCTCTCCGAGGATCTGGAGTACTACGAGCTGCTGGACCGGGCCGCCAAGTGCCAGAGCTCCCTGGAGCAAATGTGCTACGTGGCAGCTTTCACCGTTTCCTCTTACTCCACTACAGTTCACCGCACGGGCAAACCTTTCAACCCTCTGCTAGGAGAGACATTTGAGCTGGACCGTGTGCAGGAGAGCGGCTACAGGTCCCTCTGTGAGCAG GTAAGTCATCACCCTCCGGCTGCGGCCCATCACGCGATCTCCGAGCGAGGCTGGACCCTGAGACAGGAGATCGCTCTGGCCAGCAAGTTCAGAGGAAAATATCTTTCCATCATGCCCCTGG gTTCTATTCACTGTATCTTTGAGAAGAGCAACAATCACTACACCTGGAAGAAAGTCACAACCACAGTGCACAATATCATTGTCGGGAAACTCTGGATAGATCAG TCAGGAGAAATAGATGTTGTGAATCACAGAACGGGCGACCGCTGTCATCTCAAATTCGCCCCGTACAGCTACTTCTCCCGAGACGTGGCCAGAAAG GTCACGGGGGTGGTGACGGATAAGGATGGGAAAGCGCACTATGTTCTGTCCGGGACGTGGGACGAGAAGATGGAATGCTCTCGTGTGATGCAAAGCAGCAGAGGAGGAGAAAACGGGGCCGACGGACGACAGAAAACCGTCTATCAGACGCTTAAAGCCAAAGAGCTGTGGAGGAAGACTCCGCTGCC GGAAGGCGCTGAAAACATGTACTACTTCTCGACCCTGGCCTTGACATTGAACGAGCAGGAGGAGGGCGTCGCTCCCACGGATAGCAGGAGGCGTCCGGACCAACGTCTGATGGAACAGGGCCGCTGGGAGGAGGCCAACGCTGAGAAACAAAGACTGGAGGAGAAGCAGCGCACAGCCCGCCGAGAGAGGGAGCGAGAGGCCAACCGCGCCACCAACCCTTCAGAAGAGG CTCTCATTGAGGACTCCATATCTGACTCGCCTCTAAAAA CTGAAGAAGTCGAGATTGCCAGTGAGCCTTCTGAGACCACTTACAAAA CTGAAACACTGCATGGTTCACACCCGCCAGCATACTCAA GTGGTCACCAGGACAACTACAGGCCCATGTGGTTCGAGCGGCAGGTTGACCCGAAGACAGGAGAGCCCACGCACATCTACAGAGGAGGATACTGGGAGGCCAAGGAGCAGGGCAGCTGGGACTCCTGCCCAGATATCTTCTGA
- the osbp gene encoding oxysterol-binding protein 1 isoform X6: MSEPKAPTPAPGDTYKGWLFKWTNYIKGYQRRWFVLSNGLLSYYRTQAEMGHTCRGTINLATANIAVEDSCNFVISNGGTQTYHLKASSEVERQRWITALELAKAKAFRMQAESDDSGDDSTPPAAGQGAGSRNSEVQSTLRTLGSKVEDLSTCNDLIAKHGSALQRSLSELEGVRLGGETSEKIRQVTERATLFRITSNAMINACRDFLALAQAHSKRWQKALQAEREQRVRLEETLEQLAKQHNHLERAFRGATVLPPSQSNPAIDSKGPVPGKGDASDEDEENEFFDACEDVQEFITVPADPKYHRRSGSNVSGISSELGMDDGTTSLDEQSLASNPESPQSQEVVPVRKRRTRIPDKPNYSLNLWSIMKNCIGKELSKIPMPVNFNEPLSMLQRLSEDLEYYELLDRAAKCQSSLEQMCYVAAFTVSSYSTTVHRTGKPFNPLLGETFELDRVQESGYRSLCEQVSHHPPAAAHHAISERGWTLRQEIALASKFRGKYLSIMPLGSIHCIFEKSNNHYTWKKVTTTVHNIIVGKLWIDQSGEIDVVNHRTGDRCHLKFAPYSYFSRDVARKVTGVVTDKDGKAHYVLSGTWDEKMECSRVMQSSRGGENGADGRQKTVYQTLKAKELWRKTPLPEGAENMYYFSTLALTLNEQEEGVAPTDSRRRPDQRLMEQGRWEEANAEKQRLEEKQRTARREREREANRATNPSEEGGHQDNYRPMWFERQVDPKTGEPTHIYRGGYWEAKEQGSWDSCPDIF, encoded by the exons GACCCAGGCTGAGATGGGTCACACATGTCGGGGCACCATAAACCTGGCCACGGCCAATATCGCGGTGGAGGATTCATGCAATTTTGTCATCTCTAATGGGGGCACGCAGACGTATCACCTGAAGGCCAGCTCGGAGGTGGAACGGCAGCGGTGGATCACAGCACTGGAGCTGGCCAAAGCCAAAGCTTTCCGCATGCAGGCTGAGTCAG ATGATTCTGGGGATGACTCCACTCCTCCAGCGGCAGGTCAGGGCGCAGGCTCGCGCAACTCAGAGGTGCAGTCCACCCTCCGGACGCTGGGCAGCAAGGTGGAGGATCTCAGCACCTGCAACGACCTCATCGCCAAACACGGCTCTGCTCTTCAGCG GTCCTTATCTGAGCTGGAGGGCGTTCGGCTTGGAGGAGAGACGAGTGAAAAGATTCGACAGGTGACGGAGCGAGCCACTCTCTTCCGCATCACCTCCAACGCCATGATCAAC GCCTGTCGGGACTTCCTGGCGTTGGCTCAGGCTCACAGTAAGCGCTGGCAGAAAGCCCTACAGGCCGAGAGAGAGCAGAGAGTGCGACTGGAGGAGACACTGGAGCAGCTCGCCAAACAACACAACCATCTGGAGAGAGCCTTCAGAGGAGCGACCGTACTGCCTCCTTCCCAGAGCAACCCTGCTATAGACAGCAAAG GCCCAGTTCCAGGAAAGGGCGACGCCAGTGACGAGGACGAGGAGAATGAATTCTTCGACGCGTGTGAGGACGTTCAAGAGTTTATCACTGTACCAGCAGACCCCAAATACCACAG GAGATCCGGCAGCAATGTCAGCGGAATCAGTAGCGAGCTGGGAATGGACGACGGAACGACGTCG CTAGACGAGCAGTCTCTGGCATCCAATCCCGAATCTCCTCAGTCCCAGGAAGTAGTGCCTGTGAGAAAGAGGCGGACCCGAATCCCAGATAAACCAAATTACTCTCTCAATCTGTGGAGCATCATGAAGAACTGTATTGGAAAAGAACTCTCCAAAATCCCTATGCCT GTGAACTTCAACGAGCCCCTGTCCATGCTGCAGCGTCTCTCCGAGGATCTGGAGTACTACGAGCTGCTGGACCGGGCCGCCAAGTGCCAGAGCTCCCTGGAGCAAATGTGCTACGTGGCAGCTTTCACCGTTTCCTCTTACTCCACTACAGTTCACCGCACGGGCAAACCTTTCAACCCTCTGCTAGGAGAGACATTTGAGCTGGACCGTGTGCAGGAGAGCGGCTACAGGTCCCTCTGTGAGCAG GTAAGTCATCACCCTCCGGCTGCGGCCCATCACGCGATCTCCGAGCGAGGCTGGACCCTGAGACAGGAGATCGCTCTGGCCAGCAAGTTCAGAGGAAAATATCTTTCCATCATGCCCCTGG gTTCTATTCACTGTATCTTTGAGAAGAGCAACAATCACTACACCTGGAAGAAAGTCACAACCACAGTGCACAATATCATTGTCGGGAAACTCTGGATAGATCAG TCAGGAGAAATAGATGTTGTGAATCACAGAACGGGCGACCGCTGTCATCTCAAATTCGCCCCGTACAGCTACTTCTCCCGAGACGTGGCCAGAAAG GTCACGGGGGTGGTGACGGATAAGGATGGGAAAGCGCACTATGTTCTGTCCGGGACGTGGGACGAGAAGATGGAATGCTCTCGTGTGATGCAAAGCAGCAGAGGAGGAGAAAACGGGGCCGACGGACGACAGAAAACCGTCTATCAGACGCTTAAAGCCAAAGAGCTGTGGAGGAAGACTCCGCTGCC GGAAGGCGCTGAAAACATGTACTACTTCTCGACCCTGGCCTTGACATTGAACGAGCAGGAGGAGGGCGTCGCTCCCACGGATAGCAGGAGGCGTCCGGACCAACGTCTGATGGAACAGGGCCGCTGGGAGGAGGCCAACGCTGAGAAACAAAGACTGGAGGAGAAGCAGCGCACAGCCCGCCGAGAGAGGGAGCGAGAGGCCAACCGCGCCACCAACCCTTCAGAAGAGG GTGGTCACCAGGACAACTACAGGCCCATGTGGTTCGAGCGGCAGGTTGACCCGAAGACAGGAGAGCCCACGCACATCTACAGAGGAGGATACTGGGAGGCCAAGGAGCAGGGCAGCTGGGACTCCTGCCCAGATATCTTCTGA
- the osbp gene encoding oxysterol-binding protein 1 isoform X4, with protein MSEPKAPTPAPGDTYKGWLFKWTNYIKGYQRRWFVLSNGLLSYYRTQAEMGHTCRGTINLATANIAVEDSCNFVISNGGTQTYHLKASSEVERQRWITALELAKAKAFRMQAESDDSGDDSTPPAAGQGAGSRNSEVQSTLRTLGSKVEDLSTCNDLIAKHGSALQRSLSELEGVRLGGETSEKIRQVTERATLFRITSNAMINACRDFLALAQAHSKRWQKALQAEREQRVRLEETLEQLAKQHNHLERAFRGATVLPPSQSNPAIDSKGPVPGKGDASDEDEENEFFDACEDVQEFITVPADPKYHRRSGSNVSGISSELGMDDGTTSLDEQSLASNPESPQSQEVVPVRKRRTRIPDKPNYSLNLWSIMKNCIGKELSKIPMPVNFNEPLSMLQRLSEDLEYYELLDRAAKCQSSLEQMCYVAAFTVSSYSTTVHRTGKPFNPLLGETFELDRVQESGYRSLCEQVSHHPPAAAHHAISERGWTLRQEIALASKFRGKYLSIMPLGSIHCIFEKSNNHYTWKKVTTTVHNIIVGKLWIDQSGEIDVVNHRTGDRCHLKFAPYSYFSRDVARKVTGVVTDKDGKAHYVLSGTWDEKMECSRVMQSSRGGENGADGRQKTVYQTLKAKELWRKTPLPEGAENMYYFSTLALTLNEQEEGVAPTDSRRRPDQRLMEQGRWEEANAEKQRLEEKQRTARREREREANRATNPSEEALIEDSISDSPLKSGHQDNYRPMWFERQVDPKTGEPTHIYRGGYWEAKEQGSWDSCPDIF; from the exons GACCCAGGCTGAGATGGGTCACACATGTCGGGGCACCATAAACCTGGCCACGGCCAATATCGCGGTGGAGGATTCATGCAATTTTGTCATCTCTAATGGGGGCACGCAGACGTATCACCTGAAGGCCAGCTCGGAGGTGGAACGGCAGCGGTGGATCACAGCACTGGAGCTGGCCAAAGCCAAAGCTTTCCGCATGCAGGCTGAGTCAG ATGATTCTGGGGATGACTCCACTCCTCCAGCGGCAGGTCAGGGCGCAGGCTCGCGCAACTCAGAGGTGCAGTCCACCCTCCGGACGCTGGGCAGCAAGGTGGAGGATCTCAGCACCTGCAACGACCTCATCGCCAAACACGGCTCTGCTCTTCAGCG GTCCTTATCTGAGCTGGAGGGCGTTCGGCTTGGAGGAGAGACGAGTGAAAAGATTCGACAGGTGACGGAGCGAGCCACTCTCTTCCGCATCACCTCCAACGCCATGATCAAC GCCTGTCGGGACTTCCTGGCGTTGGCTCAGGCTCACAGTAAGCGCTGGCAGAAAGCCCTACAGGCCGAGAGAGAGCAGAGAGTGCGACTGGAGGAGACACTGGAGCAGCTCGCCAAACAACACAACCATCTGGAGAGAGCCTTCAGAGGAGCGACCGTACTGCCTCCTTCCCAGAGCAACCCTGCTATAGACAGCAAAG GCCCAGTTCCAGGAAAGGGCGACGCCAGTGACGAGGACGAGGAGAATGAATTCTTCGACGCGTGTGAGGACGTTCAAGAGTTTATCACTGTACCAGCAGACCCCAAATACCACAG GAGATCCGGCAGCAATGTCAGCGGAATCAGTAGCGAGCTGGGAATGGACGACGGAACGACGTCG CTAGACGAGCAGTCTCTGGCATCCAATCCCGAATCTCCTCAGTCCCAGGAAGTAGTGCCTGTGAGAAAGAGGCGGACCCGAATCCCAGATAAACCAAATTACTCTCTCAATCTGTGGAGCATCATGAAGAACTGTATTGGAAAAGAACTCTCCAAAATCCCTATGCCT GTGAACTTCAACGAGCCCCTGTCCATGCTGCAGCGTCTCTCCGAGGATCTGGAGTACTACGAGCTGCTGGACCGGGCCGCCAAGTGCCAGAGCTCCCTGGAGCAAATGTGCTACGTGGCAGCTTTCACCGTTTCCTCTTACTCCACTACAGTTCACCGCACGGGCAAACCTTTCAACCCTCTGCTAGGAGAGACATTTGAGCTGGACCGTGTGCAGGAGAGCGGCTACAGGTCCCTCTGTGAGCAG GTAAGTCATCACCCTCCGGCTGCGGCCCATCACGCGATCTCCGAGCGAGGCTGGACCCTGAGACAGGAGATCGCTCTGGCCAGCAAGTTCAGAGGAAAATATCTTTCCATCATGCCCCTGG gTTCTATTCACTGTATCTTTGAGAAGAGCAACAATCACTACACCTGGAAGAAAGTCACAACCACAGTGCACAATATCATTGTCGGGAAACTCTGGATAGATCAG TCAGGAGAAATAGATGTTGTGAATCACAGAACGGGCGACCGCTGTCATCTCAAATTCGCCCCGTACAGCTACTTCTCCCGAGACGTGGCCAGAAAG GTCACGGGGGTGGTGACGGATAAGGATGGGAAAGCGCACTATGTTCTGTCCGGGACGTGGGACGAGAAGATGGAATGCTCTCGTGTGATGCAAAGCAGCAGAGGAGGAGAAAACGGGGCCGACGGACGACAGAAAACCGTCTATCAGACGCTTAAAGCCAAAGAGCTGTGGAGGAAGACTCCGCTGCC GGAAGGCGCTGAAAACATGTACTACTTCTCGACCCTGGCCTTGACATTGAACGAGCAGGAGGAGGGCGTCGCTCCCACGGATAGCAGGAGGCGTCCGGACCAACGTCTGATGGAACAGGGCCGCTGGGAGGAGGCCAACGCTGAGAAACAAAGACTGGAGGAGAAGCAGCGCACAGCCCGCCGAGAGAGGGAGCGAGAGGCCAACCGCGCCACCAACCCTTCAGAAGAGG CTCTCATTGAGGACTCCATATCTGACTCGCCTCTAAAAA GTGGTCACCAGGACAACTACAGGCCCATGTGGTTCGAGCGGCAGGTTGACCCGAAGACAGGAGAGCCCACGCACATCTACAGAGGAGGATACTGGGAGGCCAAGGAGCAGGGCAGCTGGGACTCCTGCCCAGATATCTTCTGA